TTATAAAGTCGCAAGTATTGTAGCAAATTAAGTCGCTATTTTGCGTCGTCCTTTATCATGTGGCTAACGCAATCGCTAATATTGCGACTTGATAATAAACAACGCTAATGGTGTCATTAATTTGCGTCTTCTCATAAATCAGTCGCTAATGATGTAGCTCGTTTTCTAGCGTTTTGTTTGTTACTAAAACTATATTTAATTAGTGATGTCAACcgatatatttttctatttttatgtaTAGTGTTTAATgataatcaataaaatttagatcatcataataataataattattataaaaatattcgAACACAAACTTAATTCATTTTAAAGCTCATttgcttaaataaataaatattatataaatttgagCATATGTACACTAATACTtgcaagtattaaagtaaaaaaaaaaaaattaacaatacGTTTTTCTTCACTAAAAATTATCTTGCATCATGAAAATAATCgtgcatctatatatatatctatgctTCGCGagtcttcgtgcatcaattttatcatgatttaATGATCAATactttgtcttatttgtttaacTTTAATACTTTCTTGATACAATAACCaacctctatttatatataatggAAGAAATAGATACGTTAGGTGGTGGAAAACAATATGCATGCTGTCTAAAACCGGTAGTACTCTCAATGTAAGTACAATCTTTACATGATTGATAGGTATTTCCACTGCCGGCTACCCAACGTGACCTAATCTCAACAGCAAAAGGCATTACACATAGGAAGAACCTGACATTGCCATTGCAGTGATCTGGATGAACCCGACACTTTTAGTGCTGCGcgcttttataaatttttacgGAGAAACTTAATTTGCAAAAGCCAGGACAAATATACccatttttggaagaaaaaaaaattccctaATTTGTCCTATTGGACAAAAATAGAATTTAAGTTCCATAAATCAAAATTGTCTATCAGGCCCGACAGCCCAGTACGAATTAATTTCTCAGCCCAATAAACTACGAGTATAACCTAAGTAGTTAACAAACCCGACATCAAAGGAATCCATGACATTGCCGCAATTTGTATGGTATTATCCTCATGAAAGGAATCAGGAGTCTTTACACATTTACAGCAcgcatggatttggttatgatCCAGTTTCGGATGATTACAAGGTTATTTCCCTCACTTATTTTGATTATGATTACAAGGTTATTACCACCACTCGTTTGGCTATCTATAGCATTAGAAGGAATACTTGGAGACAAACTATCATTGATAGTAGTCCGTTGACTGTCGTTGGTCGCCTCCTGCTGTTTATTTTAAAGGTATCTTCATTGGGTTGGTAGGAAGAAAGATACTAAGATGGATACTGAATATTTAATTGTTGCTTTTAGTTTAGTAGATGAGTGTTTTAGTGAAGTCCCATCACCCAATTTATGTAATAATGCAACAATCACGTCTAGATTTGATAGCAGGCTTGTTGTCATTCGTGGAAAGCTTGCCATTTATAAGCATTTTGAGGTTTGGTTAATGAACTGGTATGGTGTAAAAGAATCTTGGACTAAGGTTCCACTCGGTAAACTTAGGAATGAACTTAGCTTAGGGAATTCAGTAATTTTTGATGACAATGGCAAAATTCGGGTGGCTAACAGAGGTCAAACAATGCTGATATATGATTTTGAGAAAGGAACTTTTAgcaaagatgtttatttttGGAGTTGGCAATTTCAGCTTGTTGGTAGTTATGTTGAAAGTCTTGTTTCACTAAGTAGAAAGGATACAACCGGATGCAAAAAAATTCCTTGACAGTTTAacaaagggattagtttcctggaatataactatctttgaccgaatatctatagtaggaaaaaactaaagttatgtgtattgtatgtaagcaacttgaaaaaatgtttattgtatgttcgaaaacatacgtggcaaccatatacaggtgccacttgtcagattttaattggttgaaacgaaattcttacatacaataaacattatttcaaagttgtttacatacaatatacacaactttagttatttcctattatagacattcgttcaaagtttcttacattcgaggaaactaatccctttaaCAAATAGACAAAATGTAGGCTCAAAAACTAGTGAAGCTGCTTTAGCAGAAAACTTAAACCCAATTTGCCATTATTTTTGCAACAAATTCCTACGGTTAGCTAAGATCTTTAATGATAAAAAGGCGAGCTTAAGAAAGAAGGGACACACAGAAGGAAAAGCCAAAGGTAATGTCACTTTTCAAGACTTCTTGCACGATATAAACCAATGAACGTGAACTACAACTATGCATGTCTGGTAATTCCACGATGGTTCTACATCGCATTGGTGCTGCATCCGTCATCATGATTTGCGTTATTACCTCAGGCTTTcacatttttgtatttttttttatattttttttgatgttTCATGCAGTTTTGTTTACGTATGTATGGGGATATATATTTCAGCCACACTTCCGTTTTGATTTATTCTGTTCGACTATACTCGGGTAATGATATGTTTGTAAACCTTATTTGAGGCCTTGAATAATCTGAGCTTTCAGTCTTGTTTTCCAAATTAATGGAGCATCTATATTTGGGTAAATTTGGGTGTTATGTGTTTGTGCAGTTCTGCCAGAATGTTTTTTGCCCTTCTGTACAATTTTTGACAACTCATTACACATTGGtgtaaaagaaataaacaatGAGACATGAAACAATGTGTGAGAAACTCTTAAGAGTAGGAATGAATGTTGCTAGAAATAAACAATGAGACATGAAACAATATGTTACCTGATATTTTTTCTTTGGTCTCATAAATCTTTTTTCGAAGTTGAAAGGATCAGAATTATGCATAAATATTGCAAGATTTAGATTGATTTTATGTTTCGGTAGCTTTTGACCAATAAATGGGTAGCATCTTTCATAAGTTTTGACCAAAAAACCTTGACTTTCATAAATTTTGACCCAGAAATAGGTAACCAAGTGATGATTTGAAGGACCTGACAACCGAAGAATCGTCTACTTTGGCCATGTTGACTTCTTCAACATGTTACAACTTACCGGTTCGACATTTTAGCAGTTTCCTGCTTGTGCAAATAAAGCGGAACTAAAAGTCATGCCCAAACTCTTTTCTATATGAATTTCCCAAAATTGTCAATCTGTTTGAACTAGTAAGTGAAGACTTGAAATAGTTAAAGAAGGTTTTCTGAAGGATGAGAAATTGATTAAACTGAAAGAAGGTCGAGAGATCACCATAATCTAACCGTCCTGGCAATTCCATTCTCAGTGCAATGGGACCATAATGCTAACCGTCCTGTCATGCGACCCAAGCTCTGGGAGTGTAAGATGTCGGTGTGAAAAAACAGCCATATTAGGTGATTGGAAAAAATTGTTAATCTTCCAGGTATTGTGATTGATCTTCCCACACTCATGGAAAAGGAGAAAGAAGATATTCTGGGATGGGGTCAGGTCTTTTCAATGTACGAGGTCCTTTGCCCTTACACACATATACCGTTAATGTCAAAGGTATGGACTTTCCTCCATTGTTTTTTCATGAACCACTACAGATTGCACTGCATTACTGCTTGTTATGCATCAGTAGAGATGGTATAATCAAGGTCGGGTTGAGTATTGGCTCAAAGGGACTACTGAACATTGTTAATTAAGGGTGAAATGGGTTGGTTGGATGACCCAAAACAGCTCTTCATGAAATCAATGGTTTAGGAGGTTTTTGGCATTAAAACTACAGTATCAGTGACTTGCAGCTCGTTTGACCATTTGGAAACCCATTTCGGTTGGTCCATCATTAAAATTTTCCAAAGTTTCCATCTCTACGCCTCATATATGTAACTAAACGCATGAAGATCTCACTATTTATCTTTTACTGTCCCTGAATTAAAACATATTCTTTTTTGTCAGTTAAATACGTACCCGAATAAAATAGTTTCGTGACATACTTGTACTTATGATTACATCGCATTGGTGCTGCCTCTGTCATCAAGATTTGTGTTGTTACCTGAGCCGGTTATGCATTTGTCTaagctttatatatattgatatttcaTATGCTTTTGTTTATGTATGTATTGGGATAAGGATACGTTGGCAAACGTTATTTGAGACCTTGAGCAATCTctgttttcagtttttttttttccaagcaAATGGAACATCTGTAAATCTGGGTGCTTTGTGTTTGTGCAGGTGTgctgttttctttttctatccTTCCACAATTTTTGCAAGTTTCATGGAATTATGAACACCAATTTTATGTAAGTTGGAGATGAAAAAGTAGAAGATCTTTAAATCACTAATTTTTAAATCACTAATCTATCACATGGCTTTGTCTGGCAGCCAAAGCATGTAAGCATATATAGAATTATTTCACCTACTCATATAAGATTTAGAGAGATTCTTTTATGGCCTACCATGTTCAGTTTGAGACAATGAAGtccagactcctgatgaccatgTCATATTGCACTGCTGCATATGTACCcaagtttttaaataaacacATGCGATTATTTGTGCTAAATTATTATATCTACAAATGAGTCtttaattaagttattaaaaatttaaatcttATGCATTTTGGCCAATAAGCTTGCTAGTTCATTTGGGAAAGACAGatggaaaatgttaaaatatCAGTCTCATCTAacattttaagaaaaagatATAGCATAAACATGTCACATACTTCTAAGGCCAAAAGTGTTTTGTTCCGATAAATATATATCTCCAATGTTTCTATGGGCAAGATCGGTACCAATTCCTGTAACCCAAATATGAAAACCGAATACGGTACCAAAAATTGGTATACTGGTACCGGTTCTTGAAATGGCATTTTCAGTACCTAATAGACTAGCCTTGATTGCATTACCATTTTCCGGTTTTCTACTTTCAAGGAAATATTGGCAGGCTTagacaaggtagatgaagattaCATATCTATGAAATGAGCAAATTATGAATATTATTGCAAATCACTAATGCCATTAGCATTGAACTAAACCGTAATAGACATTTAAATTTGATATCGTTACATAGAGAATATATGGGCGCACCAACAATACCGaaaagtaacaataataattctaTGTGGCCATATTTGGAAAAGACTTGAGATAAACTGATATTCATCCATGCGATGAAAGATAAGCATTAGTAACAGTTTTATCCAATAAACACTACACATTAGACAAGCTGGAAAGCTTTGTTTTCATATGACATTGTCTTTTAACACTCCACTCAATAAAGCTTAGAGTGTTGGCATCACTCCACTCGCCAAACTTCATCACTCCACTAGCCAAACTTCCATTTTTTCACTCCAACCAATCATATTATGTTACTTCATCCATTTCTCACTCATACCGCATTTCACTCTTTTGATGGCAACAAGAAGGTCCCTCATTGATACATTCTTTTCACTCGAGCCATTCCTAAGATTGcaagttttaaattatttaaactacacttttagaaaaaatttaacTTTCTAGAAAAATGTTATAAGTGTTATATTAACataataaatatgttattgtATTTCCAAAAGCATAAGGGTATCCAATCTCACAAGTcctttgattttcttttctGTCAACCTAGTCATCAAATCCCTAACatataatcttaattttatttaactagAGGCATACTCGTGCAATTCATCCATGGTGGTGATAACGACATAAAAAATTGATGTGAAAGTGGATAGCGTAGGCATTTTATAGGAGTTAAGACATTGATGGAGTAAATACATAAGGATAAAATAGATATTTTATATGTAGAtgttaaaaatagttaataaaGATTGAATATGTTGTGTATATAATGCATATAATATTATGTAGGACaaaaatatattgtataaaaatcACCTCCAATAAATATATTGTGTATCTAATAAAGACACGCAGGGTCACTAATCTCAAATTTTGATGTAAAAAGGAAAGTAGGCATGGGAtatggtaatcattaattaattctTCATAATCttagaacgaattgcatttttggtccctgtgttatccACCCTTTTacaagtttgatacaaaaaaGTGAAAAGTCGTGAAACCCatccctgtgttatcacacatgtTGCGTTCGTGGTCCAACAGTAACGTGCCGTTTGAAAATAGCCGTTAACCCACCCATGTGTGTGTCACATGCGGGGTACTTGAGTCATTTACACctcccacccctatatatactTGATTTCAACCCCAAGTTCATTCCAATCGATATACATAAAAAACCTTAATTTATAAAATCCCCAAGTTACGACATAACCAAGAAATACTTCCAAATTAATCGATGGTTCTTTGTAGATGAGGTCATCCTTCTACGATTCATACCTCATGGA
The sequence above is drawn from the Erigeron canadensis isolate Cc75 chromosome 4, C_canadensis_v1, whole genome shotgun sequence genome and encodes:
- the LOC122596871 gene encoding uncharacterized protein LOC122596871, which gives rise to MTLPQFVWYYPHERNQESLHIYSTHGFGYDPVSDDYKVISLTYFDYDYKVITTTRLAIYSIRRNTWRQTIIDSSPLTVVGRLLLLVDECFSEVPSPNLCNNATITSRFDSRLVVIRGKLAIYKHFEVWLMNWYGVKESWTKVPLGKLRNELSLGNSVIFDDNGKIRVANRGQTMLIYDFEKGTFSKDVYFWSWQFQLVGSYVESLVSLSRKDTTGCKKIP